One segment of Arthrobacter sp. MMS18-M83 DNA contains the following:
- a CDS encoding zinc-dependent alcohol dehydrogenase family protein, whose protein sequence is MRATIIHGPGDIRVEDRSYPTVQLPTDVIVKVTASCVCGSDLWPYRGVKPTHKPSAIGHEFIGTVESVGDDVTTLAVGDFVIAPFVVSCGACPQCLDGVTVACDHLAGWGGKDDSGHAIDGGQGQAVRVPLADSTLVKVPGVTEPDDALRASLLTLSDVMATGHHAALAAKVGPGRTVVVVGDGAVGLCGVLAAKRLGAERIIAMSRHADRQAIALEFGATDIVAERGEDGVAKVRALLGGVLADSVLECVGTKESMEQALHSVRPGGALGFVGVPTGGAEAPLRYLFDTNISIAGGMAPARTYIPELLVDVLDGTINPGRVFDTVMPLEEAPEAYRAMDERRAIKVLLTP, encoded by the coding sequence ATGCGCGCCACCATCATCCACGGCCCCGGCGACATCCGTGTCGAAGACCGCAGCTACCCAACGGTCCAGCTGCCCACCGACGTCATTGTCAAAGTCACTGCCTCCTGCGTCTGCGGATCGGACCTATGGCCGTACCGCGGCGTGAAGCCCACCCACAAGCCGTCCGCGATCGGGCATGAATTCATCGGCACCGTGGAGAGCGTCGGCGACGATGTCACCACCTTGGCGGTGGGCGACTTCGTGATCGCCCCGTTCGTGGTCAGCTGTGGCGCGTGCCCGCAATGCTTGGACGGAGTCACGGTGGCCTGCGACCATTTGGCCGGTTGGGGCGGCAAAGATGACAGCGGGCACGCGATCGACGGCGGCCAGGGCCAGGCGGTCCGGGTACCACTGGCGGACTCCACCCTCGTCAAGGTTCCCGGCGTCACGGAACCTGACGACGCACTCCGTGCCAGCTTGCTGACGCTGTCCGATGTCATGGCCACCGGCCATCACGCCGCCCTCGCGGCGAAGGTCGGGCCCGGCAGGACCGTCGTCGTCGTCGGGGACGGGGCGGTAGGGCTCTGCGGCGTGCTCGCAGCGAAGCGGCTCGGAGCCGAGCGAATCATCGCGATGTCCCGGCACGCCGACCGTCAGGCAATTGCCCTTGAGTTCGGAGCCACGGACATCGTCGCCGAGCGTGGCGAGGACGGCGTAGCCAAGGTCCGCGCGTTGCTGGGAGGCGTCTTGGCCGACTCCGTGCTGGAGTGCGTCGGGACCAAGGAATCCATGGAACAGGCACTGCACAGTGTCCGCCCGGGCGGGGCCCTCGGCTTTGTCGGTGTCCCGACAGGTGGAGCCGAAGCCCCGCTGCGCTACTTGTTTGACACGAACATCTCGATTGCGGGCGGAATGGCCCCGGCCCGCACGTATATCCCGGAACTGCTCGTGGACGTACTCGACGGCACGATCAATCCGGGCCGGGTCTTCGACACGGTGATGCCGCTCGAGGAAGCACCCGAGGCCTACCGCGCCATGGATGAACGGCGCGCCATCAAGGTTCTTCTGACCCCCTGA
- a CDS encoding glycoside hydrolase family 15 protein, producing MITAAHARAVVNQDGYLPIEDHGLIGDGSTCALVGRDGAITWLCLPEFDSPPFLAGILDAESGGRFEIAPVHTVGSFQRYTEDSCVLVTSLLSDRGVLEVTDGLTLRAGADLSEPVPAGRSELLRHARAVGGDVPLRISLIPKAGVTFDALATGWRFDWRQDGVQEVYLWSSVELVPDGRGLSAELTLRAGETLTMVLHWSGRFRLRQHPESKKLIDQTVYAWRRWASSLDCEGSQAGLMKRSALTLKMLDHAETGAILAAATSSLPEWPGTSRNWDYRYTWVRDASFSNYVFRRIGDPSDADVFLAWVLTNVERDGVPHVMYALDGSQPPDEVEDPQLRGYRGSAPVRWGNGARHQLQHDVYGEIVDIAYQWSGSGRRVDERLWAALVPIVEMAIKKWRVPDSGPWEIRDKSRPFTYSAALCYVAIDRAIQIGRRDGLPYPKRRWEATARQIRQAALTQSWDPRRRTFTENLGGSGGLDASLLTLPVRNVIDFDDPRMVATTRAIAAELDAGNGLLFRYLPRISPDGLPGSEGAFLLCSFWLVDNLAGQGRVDEAHELYESLCSRANPLGLLPEQIHPDTGEFLGNFPQAFSHVGVLASGLRLLKAERRAANAGSTAENQT from the coding sequence ATGATCACTGCTGCCCATGCGCGCGCGGTGGTTAACCAGGATGGATATCTGCCCATCGAGGATCATGGACTCATCGGCGACGGATCCACATGCGCCCTGGTAGGCCGGGACGGGGCAATCACGTGGCTCTGCCTGCCAGAGTTCGACAGTCCCCCGTTCCTGGCAGGAATACTCGACGCCGAGTCCGGGGGTCGTTTTGAAATAGCTCCGGTTCACACGGTGGGATCCTTCCAGCGCTACACCGAGGACTCCTGTGTGCTGGTCACCTCCCTCCTGTCCGACCGTGGCGTGCTCGAAGTGACGGACGGACTGACCCTGCGCGCCGGCGCCGACCTCTCGGAGCCGGTACCGGCTGGCCGTTCCGAGCTCCTCCGGCACGCCCGGGCCGTGGGTGGAGACGTCCCGCTCCGCATCAGCCTGATACCTAAGGCCGGCGTCACCTTTGATGCCCTGGCCACGGGCTGGAGGTTCGATTGGCGGCAAGACGGCGTCCAGGAAGTCTACCTATGGTCCTCGGTTGAGCTCGTGCCTGATGGGCGCGGCCTGTCTGCCGAGCTGACGCTTCGTGCGGGAGAAACGCTGACCATGGTCCTGCACTGGTCGGGGCGGTTCCGGCTCCGCCAGCACCCGGAGAGCAAGAAGCTCATCGACCAGACTGTTTATGCTTGGCGCCGCTGGGCTTCAAGCTTGGACTGCGAAGGCTCCCAAGCTGGGTTGATGAAACGCTCGGCTTTGACTCTGAAGATGTTGGACCATGCTGAAACGGGCGCCATCCTGGCTGCGGCCACGTCCTCCCTGCCTGAGTGGCCGGGAACGTCGCGGAACTGGGACTACCGGTACACGTGGGTGCGTGACGCGTCCTTCTCCAATTACGTCTTCAGGCGCATTGGCGACCCAAGCGATGCGGACGTATTCCTTGCCTGGGTCCTGACCAATGTCGAACGCGACGGCGTCCCGCACGTTATGTACGCTCTGGATGGGTCCCAACCACCTGATGAGGTGGAGGATCCACAATTGCGGGGATACCGAGGATCAGCCCCGGTCAGGTGGGGCAACGGCGCCCGCCACCAACTCCAGCACGATGTTTACGGCGAAATAGTCGATATCGCATACCAGTGGTCGGGCAGCGGCAGGCGGGTCGACGAGCGGCTCTGGGCCGCGCTGGTGCCCATCGTGGAAATGGCGATCAAGAAATGGCGGGTTCCGGACTCTGGTCCTTGGGAGATACGCGATAAGAGCCGGCCCTTCACCTATTCCGCCGCGTTGTGTTATGTCGCGATCGACAGGGCCATCCAGATCGGGCGCCGGGACGGACTTCCTTATCCCAAGCGCCGTTGGGAGGCAACTGCGCGCCAAATCCGGCAGGCTGCCCTGACTCAATCCTGGGATCCCCGGCGTCGCACCTTCACTGAAAATTTGGGCGGCAGCGGCGGCCTGGACGCGTCGTTGCTGACCCTTCCTGTCCGCAACGTCATTGATTTCGACGATCCGAGGATGGTTGCCACCACAAGAGCTATTGCCGCCGAGCTCGACGCCGGCAACGGCCTCTTGTTCCGCTACTTGCCAAGGATTTCCCCCGACGGGCTGCCGGGAAGCGAGGGCGCCTTCTTGCTCTGCAGCTTCTGGCTGGTAGATAACCTAGCCGGGCAGGGCCGGGTGGATGAGGCGCACGAACTCTACGAATCCCTCTGCAGCCGGGCAAATCCGCTGGGCCTGCTACCGGAACAGATCCACCCGGACACGGGAGAGTTCCTAGGAAACTTCCCGCAAGCGTTCAGCCATGTGGGGGTACTGGCAAGCGGCCTTCGCCTACTGAAAGCGGAGCGACGCGCTGCCAACGCCGGTTCCACCGCGGAGAACCAGACCTAG
- a CDS encoding low temperature requirement protein A encodes MMDKSSDSGALTHELARDPRRVHWMELFFDLVFVAFVGQLARGIHGDPGWAEFGTYVLLFFPAWWAWVNIVSVVNLLPGLSSRALGIAMLAAMAAASVMAAAAPGAFGERAWAFSLANAAIRVVLLVLWLYQHRGNSVETPWRIWIYNGGTAVLWFIAAFLPLHVAVVLWATAIVIEVGMMVVSARLWPDRGIGGINIEHASERLGLFVIIVLGESIFTIVTEVSDDWGPGAGAVGALGFLIVAFLGWAFFQYGTGTITAGLERLQARSDFAGILQTTLFLPFLLVLGVTAIAGAIATAIPAPYVHLPLGSGISLGGGLALFYGCNAIVSLRYGQPLRAVLPWAVPTVVTAVLLIPVSAAVPGAVVLVFAAIVLLLVTAYVEIQRRRRRSSAPAAAPPSPPSR; translated from the coding sequence ATGATGGATAAGTCGTCGGATTCTGGCGCGTTGACGCACGAGCTGGCCCGTGACCCTCGCCGCGTTCACTGGATGGAGCTGTTCTTCGACCTCGTCTTTGTCGCTTTCGTCGGGCAGCTCGCACGCGGGATCCATGGCGACCCCGGATGGGCCGAGTTCGGTACCTACGTCCTGCTTTTCTTCCCGGCTTGGTGGGCATGGGTGAACATTGTGTCCGTAGTCAACCTCCTGCCCGGATTGTCGTCCCGGGCGCTGGGTATCGCGATGCTCGCGGCCATGGCGGCGGCGAGCGTCATGGCCGCGGCTGCACCGGGTGCTTTTGGAGAACGGGCGTGGGCCTTCTCGCTCGCCAATGCTGCCATACGCGTTGTCCTGCTGGTCTTGTGGTTGTATCAACACCGAGGGAATTCAGTTGAAACCCCGTGGCGCATTTGGATTTACAACGGCGGCACGGCCGTCCTTTGGTTCATCGCGGCCTTCTTGCCACTCCATGTCGCCGTCGTCCTGTGGGCGACGGCCATCGTCATCGAGGTTGGCATGATGGTGGTTAGCGCGCGCCTTTGGCCTGACCGCGGCATCGGCGGTATCAATATCGAACACGCGTCCGAACGGCTTGGATTGTTCGTCATCATTGTCCTCGGCGAATCGATCTTCACGATCGTCACTGAGGTTTCGGATGATTGGGGTCCGGGCGCCGGAGCGGTCGGAGCACTCGGATTCCTCATTGTTGCGTTCCTTGGCTGGGCGTTCTTCCAATATGGCACCGGGACCATCACCGCGGGGCTCGAGCGCCTGCAGGCTCGCTCGGACTTCGCAGGGATACTCCAGACCACGTTGTTCCTGCCGTTTCTCCTGGTGCTGGGAGTGACAGCAATCGCCGGGGCGATCGCGACCGCCATTCCGGCACCCTATGTGCACTTGCCGCTCGGTTCGGGGATCTCGCTGGGCGGCGGTCTAGCTCTTTTCTATGGTTGCAATGCGATCGTCTCGCTTCGTTACGGCCAGCCACTGCGGGCGGTGCTGCCCTGGGCAGTGCCCACAGTGGTGACCGCTGTTTTGCTCATACCGGTGAGCGCTGCGGTTCCCGGTGCCGTCGTCTTGGTGTTTGCCGCGATTGTCTTGCTCCTCGTCACGGCCTACGTGGAGATTCAGAGGCGACGGCGCAGGAGTTCCGCACCTGCAGCCGCGCCTCCGTCACCGCCTAGCCGTTGA
- a CDS encoding zinc-dependent alcohol dehydrogenase family protein: protein MRAWWVHEPGPIATGPLVWGERPDPEPGRQELLINVRTSGVCRTDLHLAEGDLEPRMPDVVPGHEVVGIVIDTGKGCTRFQPGDRVGVAWLGGTCGTCQYCQRGEENLCLSPTFTGWDRDGGYAEKLTVSEDFAYAIPEQFPDEQAAPLLCSGIIGYRALKRAAVPPGGLLGIYGFGGSAHLTAQMARHQGASVCVMTRSESARSLARELGAVFVGDSYDSPPDPLDSAILFAPVGDLVPVALRALGRGGTLAIAGIHLSDIPSLNYSADLFYERQLRSVTANTRSDGEEFWSLAAEIPLTPTTTAYPLAEADRALRDLAGDRITGSAVLKA from the coding sequence ATGCGTGCATGGTGGGTGCATGAACCCGGTCCAATCGCGACGGGGCCGCTTGTTTGGGGCGAAAGGCCCGATCCGGAACCGGGGCGACAGGAGCTACTCATCAATGTCCGAACCAGCGGTGTCTGCCGGACAGATCTCCATTTGGCCGAGGGTGACCTTGAGCCGCGCATGCCGGACGTAGTGCCCGGCCATGAAGTGGTGGGAATAGTCATTGACACGGGCAAAGGGTGCACCCGGTTCCAGCCGGGTGACAGGGTCGGGGTGGCCTGGCTCGGAGGAACATGCGGGACGTGCCAATATTGCCAGCGTGGCGAAGAGAATCTCTGCCTCTCCCCCACGTTCACCGGATGGGATAGAGACGGCGGCTATGCGGAAAAGCTGACCGTGTCCGAGGATTTCGCCTATGCCATTCCGGAGCAATTTCCGGACGAGCAAGCAGCACCGCTATTGTGCTCGGGCATCATCGGGTACCGCGCACTCAAACGCGCCGCCGTCCCACCGGGCGGCCTGCTGGGCATCTACGGTTTCGGAGGTTCGGCCCACCTCACAGCGCAAATGGCACGCCACCAAGGTGCGTCCGTCTGCGTGATGACACGCTCGGAATCGGCCCGTTCCCTGGCGCGCGAACTCGGGGCTGTGTTTGTTGGCGACTCATACGATTCCCCGCCGGACCCACTCGACTCGGCGATACTTTTCGCCCCCGTTGGGGATCTCGTCCCGGTGGCACTGAGGGCACTCGGCCGGGGTGGGACCCTCGCGATTGCGGGCATCCACCTGAGCGACATACCGTCCCTGAACTATTCCGCCGACCTCTTCTATGAGCGGCAGCTTCGCAGTGTTACCGCCAATACCCGCTCGGACGGCGAGGAATTCTGGTCGCTGGCGGCAGAGATTCCCCTCACTCCCACCACAACGGCATATCCCTTGGCGGAAGCCGATCGGGCGCTGCGGGACCTGGCCGGGGACCGTATCACTGGGTCTGCCGTCCTGAAGGCCTGA
- a CDS encoding SPW repeat protein, with the protein MKKWTRWQDWVTVIAGLYAALSVIWTTAAGSSAALMVVFGALLIISGVINLAMPGTPVMEWVQAGLGALLFLSPWMGSYAMQGGVAWTSWITGLVALVVTATAIKPSTEEHRHHMVSPSH; encoded by the coding sequence ATGAAGAAATGGACGCGATGGCAGGATTGGGTCACGGTTATTGCCGGTCTCTATGCTGCTCTATCGGTCATTTGGACCACGGCGGCCGGTTCGTCGGCTGCCCTGATGGTCGTGTTCGGCGCTTTGCTGATCATCAGCGGCGTCATCAATCTGGCCATGCCCGGAACGCCGGTCATGGAGTGGGTCCAGGCAGGCTTGGGCGCCCTGCTCTTCCTTTCTCCGTGGATGGGTTCCTACGCTATGCAAGGTGGAGTCGCCTGGACGTCCTGGATCACCGGTCTGGTGGCGCTCGTCGTCACCGCGACGGCGATCAAGCCGAGCACCGAGGAACACCGGCATCACATGGTCAGCCCTTCGCACTGA